A stretch of DNA from Vitis riparia cultivar Riparia Gloire de Montpellier isolate 1030 unplaced genomic scaffold, EGFV_Vit.rip_1.0 scaffold714_pilon_pilon, whole genome shotgun sequence:
tgaaaaaatataatcatgtatgaaaaaaaataacaaagtgattgatattctataattttcttagtattaattggattattttttttgtttcaaattatttttaaaaattagtaaatattATGTATAagagttgcttgatttgaaattttttgctaatgaaaaaacattttaaaaagttaaagaaaattcaaaaaaagatgTGTAATTTAGAAAGTTTATATTAGAAGATTTTCAATATTGGTTtatgaagagaaaataaaaagggaaagaaattgTATTCTACTTTATTTGCTTTTTGtactttttaaattagtttttttctatattttggttttgtttttagaaataaatgaatacaaCAACTTCTACTTGTCTAAAAATCattccttatttttaaaaattgttcaagAAAACAATGAAcaaacaatattatttaaatttatttttaattataaactattttatatttttaattgaaaaccaACACATCAACGAGAAAATCAAGCATAAGACCGTTGAAACCAACTAGCCTTTTGACTATCCTTAATTATCTCCTTGTAGTTTcaatttcctaaaatcatgGGTATGATTTTCAACTCAAGAATCATATCATTTCCTTAATTATCTCCTTATAGTTTcaatttcctaaaatcatgGGTATGATTTTTAACTCAAGAATCATATCCTTTCCTTCCTTGTTTTCACTTTCTATCCATTGCATTTtggtatataaaaaatattgtagaaACTTTGAATAAAATAACAAGCAACAATAATTCTTgcattcatttttcaaatctcCAAATTCATTATGTTATCAAAGCTTGCCTCTTCAAAGGCCTATCTATTGAAGGACACAAACTCTCCATTCAATCATTTCATCAATGCTCTAGCCTAATTTCCATCCCGTTGTCCACCATAAACTTTCTCCTCTAGAAGGCTTAAATTTTGCCATCGATTCAAAGTCTCGTCCTAGAACATCATATCAAAAATCATTCACAATTCGTTGATGAAGTCCTTGATTCTGATGGAACTGTgttaaaaaatccaaataagGAACAATggattaattttttagttttaaattattcttaaaaattagtaaatctTATGTAGAagagttgcttgatttgaaatattttgttaatgaaaaaatatttaaaaaagttaaaggaaaaaaaatgtgtaatTTAGAAAGATTATATTGGAAGATTTTCAatggtgaaaagaaaataaaatatccaagAAATGGATAAAGATGACGCTCAAATGGGATTTAAGCCTAATAGCTccaaattattttagaatttttttctaaaacaaaatagCTAATTTTGTTgcaaatcaattttataatttttgaattttatatagCTAATTAATTTCCCAcaaaagaaaatctttttacAAAATCCTTTTACCTCTATCATGCAATATAGATTTACAATGATGCATAAAGCTCATGATATAGATCTACTTTTTAGTTATATTAgagagaaaataaggaaaaaaaaaaggaaaagaaaatagaaataacatttaaaatcaataaattatttttaaatgttgtaTGATATGTATATTGAGTCTAAATCCTTTaaatttaagcttttagaaaatttaatagtttaatATGGTAGTATAGtttgatttgaagaaaaatttacaattttttggtACTTCTCCCCCCAATttgtaattcttttttaaatattggtACACTTAttctaacttttttatataaagagtatataattttaaaataccaaaatctctaactaattttaattatattttatcttctttactatttttttaataacaaaatgaaaaccACCTCCAAATTGACTATTAGAAAGCTATAATTTTCTCCATTTCCACATCAAAACTATCTCCTTTAAAACACTCTTAACAATTGAcattttgttgagatattaggaatgctttccttatatcattctttccttgtatcatttagtattgaaatattaggaatgtttagatattaggaatattgagatattaggatattagttgttatttccttatatcattctttcccattcttagaatggtgattaccctctatatatattctatacatgaacgaatgaaagaataaatgaaaaaactaccatttatcaatttgaagatggtatcagagccatagaattgaaatcctggatattttgtcactatggtagtccgacagcgatcaatcatcctaagacaagccctaatattgataagtcaaccttcaaatgcactcactgcaataaaaCTAATCttaccagtctggatatcccacaatttcaaagcaatgactcttggtatgactaggaaaacaatgaggaaccaAGGGTtcgaaccatggacctttagatcatgtttaggctatcaccactttgttattattgataataatCATGATCAACGGAataaggattccaagaaaacctagATTGtaactgttgccgaaataaaaacaaaggctaatgttgctaagaaagcctctgcattggtagccgctacaaatcatggtggtaagtttttaaatacttttacacctgttattaatagtgcattgataattgattctgatactacagatcatatgacttttgattctaaacaggtttcaccccttagaccttcctcacaaaaaattgtttccacagccaatggtaacacaaccccagtcattggggaaggatccttgactcttactgatactttgaatttggattctgttttagttgttccatctctagattacaatcttttattagtttctcaaatcactgcagtcttatcttgtattgtcatttttttgcctgaattttgtgtgattaaggacatccaaacaagatagacaattggttgtggtattaagcggggaaaactctattacttggacttgcattcaaaggattcaaataagttacaacaagccttgatggcagatggatttgaggaggagaagaaaaagtctgaaatttggttgtggcatcaacgtatgggacatgcttcctttggttatttaaaaaaattgtttcctagtttgtttgcaaagagtgatatttctggtttccgttatgatatttgtgaattggctaaaaaccatcgtgcttcgtttccgttaattttgaataaaagtccgcttccttttatggttatacattctaaTGTTtagggcccatccaaagtcccaactttgagtggctcacgttgatttgttacttttattgatgattgtaccagaatgacatggttatgcttgatgaagaccaaagatgaagtgaacttgttgtttcaaaattttcataaaatgattgaaactcagtacaatgcaaaggttcgggatttgcgtagtgataatggtggagaatatcaaagttctgatcttcaaaagtatttggaagaacatggcatcattcatcagactacttgttccaatacaccctagcaaaatggagtcgctgaatggaaaaatcggcacttgttaaaggttgttcgtgcttccttgataggagcaaaaatattaaggaaactaattttttgtatttagttttacgatgaaaaaataaaagaaaatcatttgacCCCATTGGTttgaattttatcaaatacttctcttattttcaataaaagatgaggtgaataaaaataataaatgaaaaaaatataagaggtatttgatgaaattttaaaccaataaGGGTTAGATGTTTCCATCCAAAACCATAGagaagatgaatgaaattaactttctaaaataattaattggtttcaattttttttttcactttttctttccttatattttcctctttattttctttccttcacattctcccttaaattttacaaaaaccAAACTTAGCCTAAAGGTAATCAATTGCCCCCCAAAATCTTCACTATTATCCAAATACAAGGACTTATAGTCCATGTAAATGCATCAAGACAAATTTTACAAGACCTCAAAAAAGATGACTCATGCCAAGGGAGAAACTGGGATCCAAAATGCAAGAATTTAATGACATACAATCAATGTTTAAAACAAGTAGAGGGGCCTTTTGAGTTCATATAATTGATTACTTAAAAGTTGTGGTTTGCTAACGTAAAATGACAATTTTTCCTCACTAATTTCTTTCCCTTCCAttctccctcaaatttttcaaaaaccaaacttaGCCTAAAGTTAATCAACTGAACGCCAAGTCTTCACTATTATCAAATGCAAGGACTTATAGTTCATGGTAAATGCATAGAGACCAACTGCCCAAGACCTCCATAAAGATGACTTATGCCAAGGAAGAAATTGTGatccaaaatataatattttaatgccACACAATACATGTTTAAAACAAGTGGAGGGGCCTTTAAGTTCATATAGTTGATTACTTCAAAGCTATGGGTTTTCTAATGCAAATTTCTAGGTTTagaatgacaattttttttctttgtatttatttcCAATGCCCTCTCAAGTTTTCCAAAAACCATACCTAACCTAAAGTTAATCAACTAATCCAAAAGTCTTCACAATTATCAAATACAAGGACTTGTAGTTCATGGTAAACACATGAAGACAAACTTCCTAAGACTTCCATAAAGATGACGCAAAATGACAATTTCCCCtcactattttatttccctcccattctccctcaaattttccaaaaatcaaactTAACCTTAAAGTCATTCAACTGATCCCAAAAGTCTTTACTATAATAAAATACAACGATTTATAGTTCACGATAAACGCATGGAGACAAACTTCCTAAGACCTCCACAAAGATGACTTATGCCAAGCAATCCAAAATGCAAGAATTTAATGCCATATAATTGATGTTTAAAACAAGTGGAGGGGCCCTTTGAGTTCATATAGTTGATTACTTGAAAGCTATGGGTTTGCTAATGCAGATTTCTGGGTTTAGAATGACAATTTTTTCCCCTTATATTTATTTCCTATGCATTacctctcaaattttccaaaaaccaaacctAGCATAAAGTTAATCAACTAACCCCAAAGTCTTCACTACTATCAAATACAAGGACTTATGGTTCATGGTAAACACATGGAGACAAACTTACCAAGACCTCCATAAATATGACTTTTACCAAGGGAGAAATTGTGCTCCAAAATGCAAGAATTTAATGTCATATAATCAATGTTTAAAACAAGTGGGGGGCCGTTGAGTTCATATAATTGATTACTTAAGAGTTATGGTTTGATAAGGTATATTTTTGGGCatagaattataattttttcctctttattttctttccctcacattttccctcaaaattttcaaaaactagaTTTAACCTAAAGTTAATCAACTGACCCCAAAAGAAGCATAGGCATATATAGAATATAATTCAAGGGCTCCTTATGGTTACAAGCTCATGTTTTCTGCAATCAAAACCCCACAGGTAACATAAAAaatctgttttttctttttaccaaTATATACtatttcatggaaaatgattttcctcCTATATTTTGTTAATCCAATATGTacttttttaagtgttttgCCTCCAAGTTGCAAGACATTGGGTCAATGGCTGGGTTTTCATTATCAATGACTTTGATGCATTTTCTGCGTTCTCCACGacataaatgttaaaaaaaaaattaataaaaaaaggcaCTTAAGGCTCCTTGGATTTGTCCAAATGTTGGACTGCCGCTCAAAGAGAACAATAAAGTCAATCAACTGATCTCGAAAGTCTTTGAGTACCATTCAAATTTGTGGACTTAGACCATCGGGTAAACGCTAGGAAACAAACTATCAAGACTTGTGAAGATCTCTCTTTacttcaataatttaatatctgAAAAAGATTTCCTTGGCTTTGAAAATTAAGCTTGTGCTTCCCCCAAATCCCAATTCTATTAACATTTCAATGGGGATGGAGCTAAAAGCACCACCATCTTAGTTTCCTCATTTTGCTCTTTGTTACTCTATTTCTAGCAAAAACTGATTCATTATGATTTGGAAACTTCTAAGTGGCTGTTTTATTAGCTGAAATACCTGCAAATGATATCTATGAAAATATCTGAATGCTCATCTTATGATGATATATAACAAGAAGTAACTTAGCTAGTATAACGTACATAACAGCAAATAACATAGAATAAAGTATAATATCCATAACAACACCACCAAGTTGATAATTAGAAGAGCAATTCTAAATGCTGCAGACTTGAGAACAAAATCTTTAGGCGTCTCAGTACTGAAGTTGTGGAAACATGTCAACTTGATGAGGTTATGCAGGTGCTCCCtgcaaatatttaaaaccagGTTATAATGAACTAATAGAAAGGTTTAGTTTGGCAATggaataatacaaattttgaaATGACAAGTTACTTCTCTTCTTCAATCTTCTCCTCTTCTTTCATTTTAGAGGCATCGGAACACTAGTACAATAAGAAAATATCGGGTTAGAGGGTTAAGAAGACATCCACCTGGAATGTTTTCCCCGGTTTCTTCAAGTTCCACCACCATCCATTACCTTCTCTCTTTCGCTGCGACCCCTTAAACATCGTAAATCTGTCAAAACAAAATTCATGTCATCTGAGACAAATACATTCAATTAAGTACACGATGAAACAGGGATATAAATGGCAGAAACCTACAGCATCAACAAGAACAAATGAGTGTTtagagaaaaattgaatttgatgcAAAACTTTACATGAGgtaatgaaaatatgtttttttcccTTACCGAGAAAGTATCTTCTCAGGTTGTTTTGCAACCATTTCAACCTTAATGCTATAACCACATAGACCctgtctttcatgtcatcaagaACCCGAAAATAAGCATGCCTCCAAGCTCTTTTGAAAATGGAGAGCTCCACAAACTCCCCAGAACCCACAAACAAATCCCGTTCCCATGCCAATGTAAAACCATGCGATTTCAGGATGTTCTCCACTTTCTTCATCGGTGTTGTATCTTGAGCTCTTCATCTTTTGTGCAGTTTTTGGTAAGAGGGGCTCCACACAGTTCAGCATTGCCAAAGAAAGAAAGCGGATCCAAGCTTTGAAGCTGGGTGCTTGAAGGAATTCTTCCAGAAAAATTGTTGTACGACACGTTCAGATGACTAAGAAATGTTAAATTGGCAATGCTTTGAGGAATTTCACCTGAAAGACGGTTTCTAGAGAGATCCAAAGATTCTAAGTATTCCATGCCTCCAATTTTCGCTGATATCATTCCCCTTAAATGATTGCAAGATAAGTTTAGAAATTGCAATCCGGAGAGACTAAAGATTTCAACTGGGATTGATCCTGATAAATTGTTACTTGAAAGGTCGATGGCCCTAACATATTTAAGAATCTCTTTATACTCTGATTCCCTCCCCTTTATATCTAAAACAAGACTTTCCATGTAAGATTCATAATCGTAGGCTGCTTCCAAAGCATCATACCAAATATCATACTGACCCCGGATAGGTCCTTCAGCCATAGCACTGAAATTATTCAAGCACTTCGGTATCTCTCCTGATAGATTATTATCAGCGAAATCCAATACTATAAGAGAAGAAAGTTGGCATATTTGTGGAGGAATAATGCCGTTGAATTTATTGGATCTTAAATGGATAACCATTAGAGTTGTCCTCTCAACAATCCACCTGGGTATAATCCTGAAAATTTATTGTCACTTAGATTTATCAGCCCCAAAACCTTGCAGTTCTCTAGTGATGAAGGTACATCTCCATAGAAGGAATTGTTGTGCAAGCTCAATGCTTTAAGTCCAACCAAAGAACCCATGGAATTGGGGATTTTACCAGATAGATTGTTGCTTCCCAGGCTTACATGAGTAAGAGACGGCCAATGCATCCAACAATCAGAAAGTTCCCCTGATAAAGCATTAATTGATACGTCAAGGACCTCCAATTTACTTCTTCCATTCATCTTTTGGCACATGAAAGGGGAAATCTGTCCCGAGAATGAATTGTTAGCAATATTCAACACAACAACATTCGGAGAGAGACGTGGCAACCGACCTGAGAAGCAATTAGAACTCAAATCGATGATAGTATTGTTTAGTACAACTTGGGGTAAGTCCCCAGATATCCGGTTATTAGAGAGATGGATCTGATCGATGTATGAAGCGAATTTCCAGAACCAGTTCGGAGCTGTGTCCTCAATTCCTGACCCAGAAAAGTCTAGATAGGAAAGAGACTTTTGGGTCTGTAGCCATGCCGGAAACTTGGGACCTATCTTGCAGGAAGAAATTAACAGAAATTGAAGCTGAAAAGGAGGAGTCCAGTTGGATTTCACATTGAAAAAGAAGGATGTCTCTGATATCTGTACTACCTTCAATTTTGAAAGTGTTGTAAAATGTGCTTCTGATACAGCACCGGTCAAGGAGTCATATCCCAGAGCCAAGGACATCAAATTTGAAAGACGCCCCATACTCGTAGGAAGAGAACCATTTAACCCATTAGCATAAAGATTTAATGCCCTTAAGGAGGATAAGTTTCCTATGGATGTAGGAATAGGGCCATGAAAGGAATTAGAAAAAAGATCA
This window harbors:
- the LOC117910332 gene encoding receptor-like protein EIX2, producing the protein MRKAILGVLLLWFLCSTILRSCRANNLVCNEKEKQALLSFKHALLDPANQLSSWSIKEDCCGWRGVHCSNVTARVLKLELADMNLGGEISPALLKLEFLDHLDLSSNDFKGSPIPSFLGSMGSLRYLDLSYAGFGGLVPHQLGNLSTLRHLDLGGYNRLYVENLGWISHLVFLKYLGMDRVDLHREVHWLESVSMFPSLSELHLSDCELDSNMTSSLGYDNFTSLTVLDLSENKINQEMPNWLFNLSSLAFLILSENQFKGQIPESLGHFKYLEDLDLFSNSFHGPIPTSIGNLSSLRALNLYANGLNGSLPTSMGRLSNLMSLALGYDSLTGAVSEAHFTTLSKLKVVQISETSFFFNVKSNWTPPFQLQFLLISSCKIGPKFPAWLQTQKSLSYLDFSGSGIEDTAPNWFWKFASYIDQIHLSNNRISGDLPQVVLNNTIIDLSSNCFSGRLPRLSPNVVVLNIANNSFSGQISPFMCQKMNGRSKLEVLDVSINALSGELSDCWMHWPSLTHVSLGSNNLSGKIPNSMGSLVGLKALSLHNNSFYGDVPSSLENCKVLGLINLSDNKFSGLYPVLDFADNNLSGEIPKCLNNFSAMAEGPIRGQYDIWYDALEAAYDYESYMESLVLDIKGRESEYKEILKYVRAIDLSSNNLSGSIPVEIFSLSGLQFLNLSCNHLRGMISAKIGGMEYLESLDLSRNRLSGEIPQSIANLTFLSHLNVSYNNFSGRIPSSTQLQSLDPLSFFGNAELCGAPLTKNCTKDEELKIQHR